The genomic interval AATTATTAAGATTCTATAATTATCCTTCCAGTATATGGAGATCATTGAAATCTACCAATGCTATAGAAAGGCTAAACGGAGAGGTAAGGAGAAGGGTAAAAACAATATCATCATTCCCTGATGAGGATTCAGCAATGAAGGTATTTTACTATAAGTCAATAGAATACAATTCAAAGCATGCATTCAGGAAAATGAACGGATACTATAAATGCAATGATGAAATAAAAGAAATGTTTCAGAAGAGGTATCCTTTATAAATACACAAAATTATGGACACAATCTTTTGTTAAGTTGTATAGAAATATTTTGTAATAATCATCATTGGCTTTTCTATAAGATAAAAACCTTTTAACATCATTTGCAGAAAAAATATACTTATCTTTAAAATTCTCAAAAAATTCATTTATATATTTCATAAATACACCTATGTTGAATTTATAAATTGATTTATATAATCAACCATTTTACTGTATGATGGGGGCAAGCCTGAATAGACTATAGTTTTTACAACATTTTCATCTACAGGTTTTTCCAGGGTATTAATAAATTTTAACAACTTACTTTTAACTGTTTCAGGACGATCAACATATTTGAGTAATACATATATGTCATACAAATCCCGCATAAATTTTCTATCTCTGTACGCTAAAATTTTTTCGTTTATGAGGCTTTCTGCTGATAAAGTTAAAACATTTAGAGTGTTCCCATCTATTAACTCATACTCCATTTCTACTGGATTTTCTGGATAATATTTATGGTTTATCTCTATTTTAACACTTATATCATTATCAGAAATATTTGAACATAAAATATTTCCAGTGTTTTTTAATTCCTTTAATTTTAGTTCATTCGATTTTATCTCTTTTTGAAATTCGGTTAAACGTTCGGGGAAATTAATAGAATAAAGATCTATATTCACCGAAAATCTATTACCTGAATAGCATCTCCAGATAGCCATACCCCCATGAATTATTAAAGAATTGTCCACATTATATAACAAATGCATTAGTTCATCCTGTAACCTCGCAGTCTCTATTTGATCTCTCTTTTTTAATTGCTTGATGATCGGAAGTTTCACAGTACAATATACAAGAGTTATATAAATGTATAACTCTTGTTGTGTAACCAATCTTTATTATTTTAGTATAAACATTGAGGAAAATAATTTATTCTTCATCGTGTACGATAACCCAAAAATGCCTTCTAGAATAATTACATATTAACAGAATATATAATAACAGATAAGGAGTAGAAACAATATATAACAGAAGAGACAAGAAAACGAATAACTAAAAAAGAGCCTGCAATATTACTACAGAGTACATTGCCTGGTCAAAATGATTTTGAATCTGGTATATGGTGGCATAAATACAGGATTTGGAATACAATACCTTAAACAATATTTGACATATATGAAAAAATATCTAAAAGTACATCAATTTCCTGTATCTAAGAATTAAAGGGATAGAGGCTCTATGCCGAACATAGTAAAAAGATAACCTATTTATATACGTATATATTTATATACGTATGAAAAGAAAATTAACATTATCAATAGATGAGGAGGTAATAAACAAAGCTAAATCTGCTTTGGCCTTGAAAAACATAACATTGAGTGCGTTTGTTGAGAATGATTTGAAATTACTATTGTCCGAAGATGAACTTGATAAATCATTTAATAGCATAGGAATTAAAT from Ferroplasma acidiphilum carries:
- a CDS encoding DUF6364 family protein; translation: MKRKLTLSIDEEVINKAKSALALKNITLSAFVENDLKLLLSEDELDKSFNSIGIKYNYTSPDAIVEKRKKMKIVDTQNILDEIRDEMDERLS
- a CDS encoding nucleotidyl transferase AbiEii/AbiGii toxin family protein; the protein is MKLPIIKQLKKRDQIETARLQDELMHLLYNVDNSLIIHGGMAIWRCYSGNRFSVNIDLYSINFPERLTEFQKEIKSNELKLKELKNTGNILCSNISDNDISVKIEINHKYYPENPVEMEYELIDGNTLNVLTLSAESLINEKILAYRDRKFMRDLYDIYVLLKYVDRPETVKSKLLKFINTLEKPVDENVVKTIVYSGLPPSYSKMVDYINQFINST